One segment of Tamlana crocina DNA contains the following:
- a CDS encoding lipoprotein signal peptidase, producing the protein MSLKKSIILIIVVLLIDQISKIYIKTHFVLHESVDVFSWFKIYFIENDGMAWGTKISDFASFISDRTAKVALTLFRVVAIFGIGYWLYSATKSKGSRILILAIALIFAGALGNIIDSVFYGVLFEDSISQVATFLPENGGYDSLLHGRVVDMLYFPLIEIDLPQWVPFYGGKRFNFFEPVFNIADVAISTGFIMLIVFNKKAFSKV; encoded by the coding sequence ATGTCACTAAAAAAATCCATCATTCTCATTATTGTTGTTTTACTGATCGATCAAATCAGTAAAATTTACATCAAAACCCACTTTGTGCTCCACGAAAGTGTGGATGTGTTTAGTTGGTTTAAAATCTATTTTATTGAAAATGATGGTATGGCTTGGGGTACCAAAATTAGTGACTTTGCCTCATTTATTTCCGATAGGACCGCCAAAGTGGCTTTAACGCTCTTTAGGGTTGTGGCCATTTTTGGTATTGGCTATTGGTTGTACAGCGCCACAAAAAGTAAGGGGTCGCGCATACTTATTTTGGCTATTGCCTTAATTTTTGCCGGTGCTCTTGGAAATATTATCGATTCAGTATTTTACGGTGTGTTGTTTGAAGACAGCATCAGCCAAGTGGCCACCTTTTTGCCCGAAAACGGCGGTTACGATAGCTTGCTGCACGGTCGTGTGGTGGATATGCTCTATTTTCCTTTAATTGAAATCGACTTGCCACAATGGGTGCCGTTTTACGGCGGTAAGCGCTTTAATTTCTTCGAACCGGTTTTCAATATTGCCGATGTGGCCATAAGCACGGGCTTTATTATGCTTATAGTGTTTAATAAAAAGGCGTTTTCGAAAGTTTGA
- a CDS encoding 5-formyltetrahydrofolate cyclo-ligase yields MTKNELRKKYKAFRNDLSLNEVEDFSLSIANQVLKLPIWEASFFHVFLSIEEQKEVNTDYILNILSGKDKNILVSKSDFKTGEMTHFLLTDNTKIKKNAYNIPEPIDGIEITNDKVDVVFIPLLAFDKTGNRVGYGKGFYDRFLAKCKPETLKIGLSFFEAETEITDVFEGDIKLDFCVTPERVFEF; encoded by the coding sequence ATGACCAAAAATGAACTGCGAAAAAAATACAAAGCCTTTCGGAACGACCTTTCGTTAAACGAGGTGGAAGATTTCAGTTTGTCCATCGCCAACCAGGTTTTGAAACTACCCATTTGGGAAGCTTCGTTTTTCCATGTTTTTCTTTCCATTGAAGAACAAAAGGAAGTGAACACTGATTATATTCTGAATATTTTATCAGGCAAGGACAAAAATATTTTGGTATCCAAAAGTGATTTTAAAACGGGCGAAATGACCCATTTTTTACTTACCGACAATACCAAAATAAAAAAGAATGCCTATAACATCCCCGAACCGATTGATGGCATTGAAATAACCAACGACAAAGTTGATGTGGTTTTTATTCCGCTGTTAGCTTTCGATAAAACAGGCAATCGCGTAGGTTATGGCAAAGGCTTTTACGACCGGTTTTTAGCCAAATGCAAACCCGAAACCCTAAAAATTGGACTGTCTTTTTTTGAAGCTGAAACTGAAATTACCGATGTTTTTGAAGGTGATATTAAGTTGGATTTTTGTGTAACGCCAGAGCGGGTTTTTGAGTTTTAA
- a CDS encoding zinc metallopeptidase has product MIGYYILLGGIALVSWLVSSTLKRKFEKYSKVQLRNGMSGAEIAEKMLADNGIYDVEVISTPGRLTDHYNPKNKTVNLSEAVYHQRNAAAAAVAAHECGHAVQHAQAYDYLKMRSALVPVVSVTSGMSQWLVIGGLVLGAAAGVGMGYWVAVAGLVMMGFATLFSFITLPVEYDASNRALAWLKNKNMVTPEEYKGSEDALKWAARTYLVAAIGALANLVYWGFQVFGARD; this is encoded by the coding sequence ATGATTGGATATTATATATTATTAGGAGGTATAGCATTAGTAAGCTGGTTGGTGAGCAGTACCTTAAAACGAAAGTTTGAAAAATACTCTAAGGTACAGCTTCGAAACGGTATGAGTGGTGCCGAAATTGCTGAGAAAATGTTGGCCGATAATGGCATTTACGATGTTGAGGTGATTTCTACTCCCGGCCGATTGACCGACCACTACAACCCAAAAAATAAAACCGTAAATTTAAGTGAAGCCGTTTATCATCAGCGTAACGCTGCCGCTGCTGCTGTAGCTGCCCACGAATGTGGTCATGCCGTACAGCACGCCCAAGCTTACGATTATTTAAAAATGCGCTCGGCATTGGTGCCTGTAGTTAGTGTGACTTCGGGTATGTCGCAATGGTTGGTGATTGGTGGTTTGGTATTGGGTGCCGCCGCTGGTGTGGGCATGGGCTATTGGGTAGCCGTTGCTGGATTGGTCATGATGGGCTTTGCTACGCTATTCAGTTTTATTACCCTTCCTGTGGAGTACGATGCCAGTAACCGCGCTTTGGCTTGGTTGAAAAATAAAAATATGGTAACGCCCGAAGAATACAAAGGTTCTGAAGATGCTTTGAAATGGGCTGCCCGAACCTATTTGGTAGCAGCCATTGGTGCCTTGGCTAACCTTGTGTATTGGGGTTTCCAAGTGTTTGGGGCTAGAGATTAA
- the ileS gene encoding isoleucine--tRNA ligase — MSAKFPEYKGLDLPKVAEEILSYWQENNIFEKSISTREGNETYVFFEGPPSANGLPGIHHVMARAIKDIFCRYKTQKGYQVKRKAGWDTHGLPIELGVEKELGITKEDIGKTISVEDYNKACRKAVMRYTDIWNDLTEKMGYWVDMDDPYITYEPKYMESVWWLLKQIYNKDLLYKGYTIQPYSPKAGTGLSSHELNQPGTYQDVTDTTIVAQFKAVEETLPEFLQNEGDIHFLAWTTTPWTLPSNTALTVGPKIDYVLVETFNQYTFEPINVVLAKKLVSYQFSGKFKQVEDKSELLTYKSGDKKIPFYVVKEFVGKDLVGIKYEQLLPYVQPNDNPENAFRVISGDFVTTEDGTGIVHTAPTFGADDALVAKQAIPEVPPMLVKDENGNLVPLVDLQGKFRPEMGEHAGKYVKNEYYNDGEAPEKSVDVEIAIKLKEENKAFKVEKYKHSYPNCWRTDKPILYYPLDSWFIKVTDIKDKMVAHNETINWKPKATGTGRFGNWLANANDWNLSRSRYWGIPLPIWRTEDGKEEICIGSVEELKNEMAKAVEAGVLSKDIFEDFEVGNNSEDNYAKIDLHKNIVDDIVLVSPSGQKMFRESDLIDVWFDSGSMPYAQWHYPFENKDLIDKGTTYPADFIAEGVDQTRGWFYTLHAIGTMVFDSVAYKNVVSNGLVLDKNGQKMSKRLGNAVDPFETLGNYGADATRWYMISNANPWDNLKFDLEGVEEVKRKFFGTLYNTYSFFQLYANLDNFNYSKSDIAIEDRPEIDRWILSELHTLIKKVDAFYADYEPTRAARAISDFTQDYLSNWFVRLSRRRYWKGDYGQDKISAYQTLYTCMVTIAKLGAPIAPFFMDRLYLDLNAVTQKEAFASVHLADFPVFDESFVDKALERKMEAAQTISSLVLSLRAKEKIKVRQPLQKIMIPIDSEQQKEEILAVQNLIKHEVNVKEIELLDDASGVLVKQIKPNFKTLGPRFGKDMKAIANAVINFSPEDINKIEQNGSLEVDVNGKNITLERSDVEITSQDIEGWLVAKEGAFTVALDVTITDDLRREGIARELVNRIQNLRKDSGFEVTDRIDVRLQKDEQVVSAVDANITYIKSETLTNELEIIDKLDDGIEIAFDDVNTKLFIQKH; from the coding sequence ATGAGCGCTAAATTTCCTGAATATAAAGGACTTGACTTGCCAAAAGTAGCAGAAGAAATTCTGAGCTATTGGCAGGAAAACAACATATTTGAAAAAAGTATATCGACAAGAGAAGGCAACGAAACCTATGTGTTTTTTGAAGGGCCGCCTTCTGCAAACGGTTTGCCAGGCATTCACCACGTGATGGCCCGGGCCATAAAAGATATTTTTTGCCGATATAAAACCCAAAAAGGATACCAGGTTAAGCGTAAAGCCGGATGGGATACCCACGGATTACCTATTGAATTAGGTGTTGAAAAAGAACTGGGCATTACCAAAGAAGATATTGGCAAGACCATTTCGGTTGAAGATTACAACAAAGCCTGCCGAAAAGCGGTAATGCGCTATACTGATATTTGGAACGACCTTACTGAAAAAATGGGCTACTGGGTAGATATGGACGATCCGTACATTACCTACGAACCCAAATACATGGAAAGTGTTTGGTGGTTGCTCAAACAAATTTACAACAAAGATTTACTGTATAAAGGTTACACCATTCAGCCGTATTCGCCGAAAGCGGGAACGGGATTGAGTTCGCATGAGTTGAACCAGCCAGGAACGTACCAAGATGTTACTGATACAACCATCGTGGCTCAGTTTAAGGCTGTTGAAGAAACCCTTCCGGAATTTTTACAGAACGAAGGCGATATTCACTTTTTAGCTTGGACGACCACCCCTTGGACCCTGCCAAGTAACACGGCATTGACCGTGGGGCCAAAAATCGATTATGTATTGGTAGAAACTTTCAATCAATACACTTTTGAGCCTATCAATGTAGTGTTGGCCAAAAAACTGGTGAGCTATCAGTTTTCTGGGAAGTTTAAGCAAGTTGAGGATAAATCAGAGTTGTTGACCTACAAATCGGGCGATAAAAAAATTCCGTTTTATGTTGTAAAAGAATTTGTTGGTAAGGATTTGGTGGGCATTAAGTACGAACAATTGTTGCCGTACGTACAGCCAAACGACAACCCTGAAAATGCCTTTAGAGTCATTTCCGGAGATTTTGTAACTACCGAAGACGGTACGGGAATTGTACATACTGCGCCTACTTTTGGTGCTGATGATGCCTTGGTGGCCAAACAAGCCATACCTGAGGTGCCACCTATGTTGGTGAAAGATGAAAACGGAAACTTGGTGCCTTTGGTAGACTTGCAAGGGAAGTTCAGACCAGAAATGGGCGAGCACGCTGGTAAGTACGTAAAAAATGAATATTACAATGATGGCGAAGCACCTGAGAAGTCTGTAGATGTTGAAATAGCTATCAAATTAAAAGAAGAAAACAAGGCCTTTAAGGTTGAAAAATATAAGCACAGCTACCCGAATTGCTGGAGAACTGATAAGCCCATTCTTTACTATCCGTTAGATTCTTGGTTCATCAAAGTAACCGACATAAAAGACAAGATGGTGGCGCACAACGAAACCATCAATTGGAAGCCAAAAGCCACCGGAACCGGACGTTTTGGTAACTGGCTGGCCAATGCCAACGACTGGAACTTGTCGCGCTCGCGCTACTGGGGTATTCCGTTGCCAATCTGGAGAACCGAAGATGGAAAAGAAGAAATCTGCATTGGTTCGGTGGAAGAATTGAAAAATGAGATGGCCAAAGCGGTTGAAGCTGGTGTGCTTTCAAAAGATATTTTTGAAGATTTTGAAGTCGGAAATAACTCCGAAGACAACTACGCTAAAATCGATTTGCATAAAAACATCGTTGACGATATCGTTTTGGTGTCGCCATCGGGGCAAAAAATGTTCCGCGAAAGCGATTTAATCGATGTATGGTTCGATTCGGGCTCCATGCCTTATGCGCAGTGGCACTATCCGTTCGAAAACAAAGATTTAATTGATAAAGGTACAACCTATCCGGCCGATTTTATCGCAGAAGGTGTGGACCAAACCCGTGGTTGGTTCTATACTTTGCACGCTATCGGAACCATGGTTTTCGATTCTGTGGCCTATAAAAATGTAGTGTCTAACGGATTGGTGTTGGATAAAAACGGACAAAAAATGTCGAAACGTTTGGGCAATGCCGTCGATCCGTTTGAAACCCTTGGGAATTACGGTGCCGATGCTACACGTTGGTACATGATTAGTAACGCCAACCCTTGGGATAACTTAAAGTTTGATTTAGAAGGTGTTGAGGAAGTGAAGCGTAAATTCTTCGGCACGCTTTACAATACCTATTCGTTCTTCCAATTGTATGCCAATTTGGATAATTTCAATTATAGCAAATCCGATATTGCTATTGAAGACAGACCGGAAATAGACCGTTGGATCCTTTCAGAACTGCACACGCTCATTAAAAAAGTGGATGCCTTTTATGCCGATTACGAGCCAACAAGGGCAGCAAGAGCGATTTCAGACTTCACTCAAGATTATTTGAGTAACTGGTTTGTGCGTTTAAGTAGAAGACGTTACTGGAAAGGCGATTACGGGCAGGATAAAATTTCGGCCTACCAAACGCTATACACTTGTATGGTGACTATTGCCAAGTTGGGGGCGCCCATTGCGCCGTTCTTTATGGATCGCTTGTATTTGGATTTAAACGCCGTTACTCAAAAAGAAGCCTTTGCTAGTGTGCATTTGGCCGATTTCCCTGTGTTCGACGAAAGTTTTGTTGATAAAGCTTTGGAGCGTAAAATGGAAGCCGCGCAAACCATATCTTCTTTGGTGTTGTCGTTAAGGGCTAAAGAGAAAATCAAAGTGCGCCAACCGCTGCAAAAAATAATGATTCCGATTGATAGCGAGCAGCAAAAAGAGGAGATTTTGGCGGTTCAGAATTTGATAAAACACGAGGTTAACGTTAAGGAGATTGAGTTGTTGGATGATGCTTCGGGTGTTTTGGTAAAACAGATAAAACCGAATTTTAAAACCCTAGGGCCACGCTTTGGAAAGGATATGAAAGCCATTGCCAACGCAGTAATTAACTTTTCACCTGAAGATATTAACAAAATTGAGCAAAATGGCAGTTTAGAGGTTGATGTTAATGGAAAAAATATTACATTAGAACGCTCGGATGTAGAAATCACCTCTCAGGATATTGAAGGGTGGTTGGTAGCCAAAGAAGGTGCGTTTACCGTGGCTTTGGATGTTACCATTACAGATGATTTACGTAGAGAAGGCATTGCTCGCGAATTGGTTAACCGCATTCAGAATTTACGTAAGGATTCTGGTTTTGAAGTGACTGACAGGATAGACGTTAGGCTTCAAAAAGACGAGCAGGTGGTAAGTGCCGTTGATGCAAATATCACTTATATTAAGTCGGAAACGTTAACAAATGAATTGGAAATTATCGATAAATTAGACGATGGTATAGAAATTGCTTTTGATGATGTAAATACCAAGCTATTTATCCAAAAACATTAA
- a CDS encoding TraR/DksA C4-type zinc finger protein yields MADTVRYSDKDLAEFKEIIQDKIQKAQHDLDLIKSAYMNDHNNGTDDTSPTFKAFDEGSEVMSKESNSQLAIRQEKFIRDLKNALIRIENKTYGICRVTGKLINKERLKLVPHATLSIEAKNMQQ; encoded by the coding sequence ATGGCAGATACAGTAAGATATTCAGACAAGGATTTAGCTGAATTTAAAGAAATAATACAGGATAAAATCCAAAAGGCACAACATGATTTAGATCTTATTAAAAGTGCCTATATGAACGACCATAATAATGGTACTGACGATACGTCGCCTACATTCAAGGCTTTTGATGAAGGTAGTGAGGTGATGAGCAAAGAGTCTAACTCGCAATTGGCTATTCGTCAAGAAAAGTTTATCCGCGACCTTAAAAATGCCCTAATTAGGATTGAAAATAAAACCTATGGCATTTGTCGTGTTACCGGAAAATTGATTAATAAAGAGCGCTTAAAATTAGTGCCGCATGCTACTTTAAGTATCGAAGCCAAAAACATGCAGCAATAA
- a CDS encoding class I tRNA ligase family protein: MNYNFNDIEAKWQKYWAENQTFKAENQSDKPKYYVLDMFPYPSGAGLHVGHPLGYIASDIYARYKRHQGFNVLHPQGYDSFGLPAEQYAIQTGQHPAITTAENIKTYRRQLDQIGFSFDWSREVRTSDPSYYKWTQWIFIQLFNSWYNKDTDKAEDISELIRIFEAEGNANVNAACDEDVEAFTASDWNGFDDVKKQEILLQYRLTYLAETEVNWCPALGTVLANDEIVNGVSERGGHPVVRKKMTQWSMRISAYAERLLQGLDKIDWTDSLKESQRNWIGKSVGAAVSFNVIASEARPSVESENGDVTLNGVEGAYQIEVFTTRPDTIFGVSFMTLAPEHELVSKITTPEQKAEVEAYIEATAKRSERDRMADVKTITGAFTGAYAEHPFTKEPIPIWIGDYVLAGYGTGAVMSVPCGDQRDYDFAKHFNIPIPNIFEGVDISKEAFSDKENTVIANSDFLNGLNYKKATKRVIFELEKLGQGEGKTNYRLRDAVFSRQRYWGEPFPVYYVNGMPQMIDEQHLPIQLPEVEKYLPTETGEPPLGNATVWAWDTNKNEVVSNNLIDNETIYPLELNTMPGWAGSSWYFNRYMDANNNDAFAGQEALNYWKDVDLYIGGSEHATGHLLYSRFWQKFLFDKGQVPVDEFAKKLINQGMILGESAFVHRVGFNFGKVVDSKSDFSEDDIKNITYLRDKYSIVKDVYISNDVTTYLRKTFNKPESEDEIEHMNFRRSLISYLLKPIDEEISKLNLEGKVMVNTMMMNYFKTHVSVEYVNTKNELNWEKLREEDNQYENAEFITNKENKYICKREVEKMSKSKYNVVNPDNICAEYGADSLRLYEMFLGPLEQYKPWNTAGITGVHSFLKKLWKLYVGDNGIKVTDVEPTKDHLKTLHKTIKKVQEDIENFSFNTSVSTFMIAVNELTAQKCTSKAILEPLLVLISPYAPHIAEELWSQLGHSESISTAPFPKFDESHLVESSKNYPISFNGKMRFTLELPLDMPKGEIEKTVLAHEKTQDQLQGRTPKKVIVVPGKIVNIVG, translated from the coding sequence ATGAATTACAATTTCAACGACATAGAAGCCAAATGGCAAAAGTATTGGGCAGAAAATCAAACGTTTAAAGCGGAAAACCAGAGCGATAAACCGAAATATTACGTGTTGGATATGTTTCCGTATCCCAGTGGTGCTGGGCTGCACGTGGGGCATCCGCTAGGGTATATCGCTTCCGATATTTATGCCCGCTACAAACGCCACCAAGGGTTTAATGTTTTGCATCCGCAGGGTTACGATAGTTTCGGTTTACCGGCCGAACAATACGCCATTCAAACGGGGCAGCATCCAGCGATTACTACGGCCGAAAACATAAAAACCTACCGCCGCCAGCTCGACCAAATTGGTTTTTCGTTCGATTGGAGCCGTGAGGTGCGTACTTCAGACCCAAGTTATTACAAATGGACGCAGTGGATTTTCATTCAGCTGTTCAATTCGTGGTACAATAAAGACACCGATAAGGCCGAAGATATTTCTGAACTTATCAGAATTTTTGAAGCGGAAGGCAATGCCAATGTTAATGCTGCTTGCGATGAGGACGTGGAAGCGTTTACAGCATCCGATTGGAACGGTTTCGACGATGTAAAAAAGCAGGAAATATTACTGCAATACCGATTGACTTACTTGGCGGAAACCGAAGTAAACTGGTGTCCGGCTTTGGGAACGGTATTGGCAAACGATGAAATTGTAAATGGCGTGTCCGAACGTGGAGGGCACCCTGTAGTTAGAAAAAAAATGACCCAATGGAGCATGCGTATTTCGGCTTATGCTGAGCGTTTGCTGCAAGGTTTGGATAAAATAGATTGGACAGATTCACTAAAAGAGAGCCAGCGCAACTGGATTGGAAAATCGGTTGGGGCGGCTGTCTCTTTCAACGTCATTGCGAGCGAAGCGAGGCCATCTGTTGAATCAGAAAACGGAGATGTCACCCTGAACGGAGTCGAAGGGGCTTATCAAATTGAAGTTTTTACAACGAGGCCCGATACCATTTTCGGTGTGTCGTTCATGACCCTGGCACCCGAGCACGAATTGGTTTCAAAAATAACCACGCCCGAGCAAAAAGCGGAGGTGGAAGCCTACATTGAGGCCACTGCTAAACGCAGCGAGCGCGACCGTATGGCCGATGTAAAAACCATTACAGGCGCTTTTACTGGTGCTTACGCCGAGCATCCGTTTACCAAAGAACCCATCCCAATCTGGATTGGTGATTACGTGTTGGCGGGCTACGGAACGGGGGCAGTAATGAGTGTGCCTTGTGGCGACCAGCGCGATTACGATTTTGCTAAACATTTTAATATTCCGATTCCGAATATCTTTGAAGGCGTAGATATTTCAAAAGAAGCCTTTTCAGATAAAGAAAACACCGTTATTGCGAATAGTGATTTCCTTAACGGTTTGAATTATAAAAAAGCTACCAAGCGCGTTATTTTCGAATTGGAAAAATTGGGGCAGGGCGAAGGAAAAACCAATTACCGTTTGCGCGACGCCGTATTTAGTCGTCAACGTTATTGGGGCGAGCCATTTCCGGTGTATTACGTAAATGGTATGCCGCAAATGATTGATGAGCAACATTTACCAATTCAATTGCCCGAAGTGGAGAAATATTTACCCACCGAAACCGGTGAGCCGCCATTGGGTAACGCCACGGTTTGGGCTTGGGATACCAATAAAAATGAAGTGGTTTCCAACAATTTAATTGATAATGAAACCATTTACCCCTTAGAATTAAATACCATGCCAGGTTGGGCGGGCAGTTCGTGGTATTTTAACCGCTATATGGATGCCAATAACAACGATGCTTTTGCCGGCCAAGAGGCGCTTAACTATTGGAAAGACGTCGATTTGTACATTGGTGGAAGCGAACACGCTACCGGACATTTACTGTACTCGCGTTTTTGGCAAAAATTCCTGTTTGATAAAGGCCAAGTGCCCGTTGATGAGTTTGCAAAAAAACTGATTAACCAAGGGATGATTTTGGGAGAAAGTGCATTTGTTCATAGGGTAGGGTTTAATTTTGGAAAAGTTGTAGATTCTAAAAGTGATTTTTCCGAGGATGACATAAAAAACATTACATATTTAAGAGATAAATATTCAATCGTTAAAGATGTTTATATCAGTAATGATGTTACTACATACCTGAGAAAAACTTTCAATAAACCCGAAAGTGAAGATGAAATTGAGCATATGAATTTCAGAAGAAGTTTGATTTCATATCTTTTGAAACCTATCGATGAGGAAATTTCAAAACTTAATTTAGAAGGTAAAGTCATGGTTAATACTATGATGATGAACTATTTTAAGACTCACGTTTCAGTAGAGTATGTAAATACTAAAAATGAGTTAAATTGGGAAAAGCTTAGAGAGGAAGATAATCAATATGAGAATGCAGAGTTTATAACAAATAAAGAAAACAAATACATCTGCAAACGTGAAGTCGAAAAAATGTCCAAGTCCAAATACAACGTGGTCAATCCAGACAACATTTGTGCAGAATACGGCGCCGACAGTTTACGCCTTTACGAAATGTTCCTTGGGCCTTTAGAGCAATACAAACCTTGGAATACCGCTGGAATTACGGGTGTGCATTCCTTCCTTAAAAAATTATGGAAATTGTATGTGGGCGACAATGGAATAAAAGTTACCGATGTCGAACCAACAAAAGACCATTTAAAAACACTGCATAAAACCATTAAAAAGGTTCAGGAGGACATCGAGAATTTTTCATTCAACACGTCGGTGTCTACATTTATGATTGCGGTAAACGAGTTAACGGCTCAAAAATGTACTTCAAAAGCGATTTTAGAACCTTTGTTGGTTTTGATTTCGCCGTACGCGCCGCATATTGCTGAAGAGTTGTGGAGTCAGTTGGGGCATAGCGAGTCTATTTCAACGGCGCCGTTCCCAAAATTTGATGAAAGCCATTTGGTAGAAAGCAGTAAAAACTACCCGATTTCCTTCAACGGAAAAATGCGTTTTACGCTAGAATTACCGTTGGATATGCCAAAAGGCGAAATTGAAAAAACCGTTTTGGCACACGAAAAAACCCAAGATCAATTACAGGGCCGCACGCCTAAAAAAGTAATTGTGGTTCCGGGTAAAATCGTGAATATTGTGGGCTAA
- the ald gene encoding alanine dehydrogenase: MKIGVPIELKNNENRVGMTPSGVFELTKRNHEVFVQKNAGFNSGFLDEDYVDAGATILETIEEVYQTAEMIVKVKEPIEPEYGLIKPDQVVFTYFHFASSEALTHAMIDSKSVCIAYETVEDTDGTLPLLIPMSEVAGRMSVQQGAKYLEKPIKGRGILLGGVPGVPPAKVLILGAGVVGIQAARMASGLGANVFILDINMKALRHVSETMPNNVISEFSSEYNIRKHIKDSDLIIGGVLIKGAKAPKLITKDMLKDMRPGTVMVDVAVDQGGCFETTKPTTHQDPTYIIDEVVHYSVANMPGAVPYTSTMALTNVTLPYVIKLANLGWEKACEENKSLAKGLNIVKGNIVYKEIAEAFDLEYAVS; this comes from the coding sequence ATGAAAATTGGAGTTCCTATTGAATTGAAAAACAACGAAAACCGAGTAGGTATGACGCCTTCTGGTGTATTCGAATTAACCAAAAGAAACCACGAGGTATTCGTGCAAAAAAACGCTGGTTTTAACAGTGGCTTTTTGGATGAAGATTATGTGGATGCAGGGGCAACCATTCTTGAAACTATCGAGGAGGTTTACCAAACTGCCGAAATGATTGTAAAAGTAAAGGAGCCCATTGAGCCCGAATATGGTTTAATTAAGCCCGATCAGGTAGTGTTTACTTATTTCCATTTTGCATCGAGCGAAGCGTTAACACATGCCATGATTGACAGTAAATCGGTTTGTATTGCTTACGAAACGGTTGAGGATACCGATGGTACACTGCCCTTGTTAATTCCAATGTCTGAAGTGGCAGGAAGAATGTCTGTTCAGCAAGGTGCCAAATATTTGGAAAAACCCATTAAAGGTCGTGGTATTTTATTAGGCGGTGTTCCTGGGGTGCCACCAGCAAAAGTATTGATTTTAGGTGCCGGAGTGGTGGGTATTCAAGCCGCACGAATGGCATCAGGTTTGGGCGCCAACGTGTTCATTTTAGATATTAATATGAAAGCCCTTCGGCATGTGAGTGAAACGATGCCGAATAACGTAATTAGTGAGTTTTCAAGTGAATATAACATCAGAAAACATATTAAGGATTCCGATTTAATCATCGGCGGGGTGTTGATTAAAGGAGCGAAGGCGCCAAAATTAATCACGAAAGATATGTTGAAGGACATGCGTCCCGGTACTGTTATGGTAGATGTGGCGGTAGATCAAGGCGGTTGTTTCGAAACTACAAAACCTACTACGCACCAGGATCCCACATATATTATTGATGAAGTGGTGCACTATAGTGTGGCCAATATGCCTGGCGCTGTGCCTTACACGTCGACCATGGCATTAACCAACGTAACCTTGCCATACGTGATTAAGTTGGCAAATTTAGGTTGGGAAAAAGCTTGTGAAGAAAATAAATCTTTAGCAAAAGGATTGAATATTGTTAAGGGCAATATTGTTTACAAGGAAATAGCAGAAGCATTCGATTTGGAGTACGCAGTATCATAA
- a CDS encoding succinylglutamate desuccinylase/aspartoacylase family protein, which yields MPVTQTEVLHILGEQVKPGESKEVNFDVANLHTSSPVHIPVIIERAKKPGPTVLFTAGIHGDEVNGVEIIRQLIAKGINKPKCGTIICMPVINIFGFINLKREFPDGRDLNRVFPGSPSGSLAGRVAYKLMDEVIPHADLIIDFHTGGSGRFNAPQLRYAKEKKDLDVLAKVFGAPFVLYSKNLSKSFRTTCNKLGKPLLLFEGGKSFHIDDVVTNSGVNGSKRILKHFGMLRTVFKSSKPKTECVFINDSKWQRAKYSGMFKASITIGSYVKKDDMLGNITDPYGKFNYFVRASNAGYIINVNESPIVYQGDALFHISTKLKRAAT from the coding sequence ATGCCCGTAACACAAACTGAAGTCCTTCATATTTTAGGCGAACAGGTAAAGCCTGGAGAAAGCAAGGAAGTTAATTTTGATGTTGCTAATTTACATACCTCATCGCCCGTACACATTCCCGTAATTATTGAACGCGCTAAAAAACCGGGGCCAACGGTATTGTTTACGGCTGGTATTCACGGCGACGAGGTTAATGGTGTTGAAATTATCAGGCAACTCATCGCCAAAGGCATCAACAAGCCCAAATGCGGCACCATTATTTGCATGCCCGTCATCAATATTTTTGGGTTCATTAACCTGAAGCGTGAATTTCCTGATGGGCGCGATTTAAACCGTGTGTTTCCGGGGAGTCCGTCGGGATCATTAGCTGGGCGCGTGGCCTACAAACTGATGGACGAAGTGATTCCACACGCCGATTTGATCATCGATTTCCACACCGGTGGCTCAGGTCGATTTAATGCACCGCAACTGCGCTATGCCAAAGAGAAGAAAGACTTGGACGTCTTGGCCAAAGTATTCGGTGCACCGTTTGTACTGTATTCCAAAAACCTTTCCAAATCCTTTCGCACTACCTGTAACAAACTAGGCAAGCCTTTACTGCTTTTTGAAGGCGGCAAGTCGTTCCATATTGACGATGTGGTAACTAACTCGGGCGTTAACGGATCCAAACGTATTTTAAAACATTTCGGTATGTTGCGAACCGTTTTTAAATCGTCGAAACCCAAAACCGAATGCGTTTTTATAAACGACAGCAAGTGGCAACGCGCCAAATACTCAGGTATGTTTAAGGCCTCCATCACCATTGGATCTTATGTAAAAAAGGACGATATGCTGGGCAACATCACCGATCCTTATGGCAAGTTCAATTATTTTGTTCGAGCTTCGAACGCCGGTTATATTATCAATGTAAACGAATCGCCCATCGTTTATCAAGGTGATGCACTGTTCCATATTTCCACCAAACTAAAAAGGGCGGCAACATGA